In the genome of cyanobacterium endosymbiont of Braarudosphaera bigelowii, one region contains:
- a CDS encoding DUF3134 domain-containing protein encodes MSKESFFQSPAISQEARYEPATVIPIKRDSSIINWLEATNRLIYREQEEIKTTPEEDAEISDLIDVDESYDDEDLSLNSND; translated from the coding sequence ATGTCTAAAGAAAGCTTTTTTCAAAGTCCAGCTATTAGTCAAGAAGCCCGATATGAGCCAGCTACCGTTATTCCTATCAAACGAGATTCTTCTATTATTAATTGGTTAGAGGCAACAAACCGTTTAATTTATCGTGAACAAGAAGAGATTAAAACGACTCCGGAGGAAGACGCAGAAATTTCTGACTTAATAGATGTCGATGAAAGTTATGATGATGAAGATTTAAGTTTAAACAGCAATGATTAG
- the mraY gene encoding phospho-N-acetylmuramoyl-pentapeptide-transferase yields the protein MFIKKISENNLLILLVLINILLIGGFIELGDQSINFHHILTLPLGISVLISSSLGYISIPLLKKLKIEQVIQEDGIQKHFSKAGTPTMGGIFFIPVAILIALVWSHFSLVSITISLVTLSYMVIGWVDDWCILRKKSNLGLSPRTKLFLQIIVAIIFCVWIKWNRIIVMNEIILPGNIILETEVLFWLLSIFVLVSESNAVNLTDGIDGLAGGTGALTFLGLAIIVATTSSELSIFCASVSGSCLGFILHNNNPAKVFMGDTGSLALGGALAGVGILSGHFWELFILSGIFFIESLSVIAQVTYYKMTKNSEGKGKRFLMMAPLHHHLELVGWSENKIVKISYLINTGLIFLVAILYRYFS from the coding sequence GTGTTCATAAAAAAAATATCAGAAAATAATTTATTGATCTTACTTGTTTTGATAAATATTCTTTTAATTGGAGGTTTTATCGAATTAGGTGATCAAAGTATAAATTTTCATCATATTTTGACATTACCATTAGGAATTTCCGTTCTTATAAGTAGTTCTTTAGGTTATATTTCAATTCCATTACTAAAAAAATTGAAAATAGAACAAGTTATACAAGAAGATGGTATACAAAAACATTTTAGTAAAGCAGGCACTCCAACAATGGGTGGAATATTCTTTATTCCAGTCGCTATTTTAATCGCTTTAGTTTGGTCTCATTTCTCTCTTGTATCTATTACAATATCTCTCGTAACTTTATCCTATATGGTTATTGGATGGGTTGATGATTGGTGCATTTTAAGAAAAAAATCAAATCTAGGACTTTCCCCTCGTACAAAATTATTTTTACAAATTATAGTTGCTATTATTTTTTGTGTATGGATAAAATGGAATCGTATAATAGTAATGAATGAAATTATATTACCTGGTAATATAATTTTAGAGACAGAAGTATTATTTTGGCTTTTATCTATTTTTGTATTAGTTTCAGAAAGTAATGCAGTTAACCTTACAGATGGAATTGATGGCTTGGCCGGAGGAACAGGAGCATTAACTTTTTTAGGACTAGCAATCATAGTTGCAACTACTTCGTCTGAGCTAAGTATTTTTTGCGCTTCTGTTTCTGGAAGTTGCTTGGGATTTATCCTTCATAATAATAATCCCGCAAAAGTCTTTATGGGAGATACTGGGTCTCTAGCCTTGGGAGGAGCTCTTGCCGGAGTAGGAATTTTAAGTGGTCACTTTTGGGAACTTTTTATTCTTAGCGGAATTTTTTTTATAGAGTCTTTGTCTGTAATTGCTCAAGTTACCTACTATAAAATGACTAAAAACAGTGAAGGGAAAGGAAAACGATTTTTAATGATGGCACCTTTGCACCATCATTTAGAGTTGGTGGGATGGTCCGAAAATAAGATTGTTAAAATATCTTATTTAATTAATACAGGTTTAATTTTCTTAGTTGCAATATTATATAGATACTTTTCATAA
- a CDS encoding TlyA family RNA methyltransferase gives MLKKRLDILLVEKKLYTSRQQAQRCIRAGEVKINQRIIDKPGTEIDIKAKVEIKIKSPYVSRGGKKLEKALKTFQISVVDRVCLDGGISTGGFSDCLLQSGARLIYGVDVGYGQVAWSLRQDERIFLKERTNFRYLKPEILYDRNIRASLGVVDVSFISLAKILEPLSELLVSPKEVILLIKPQFEVGRSKIGKNGVVRNFKDHCEVISRVLQISYHLGWLYCGLTHSPIKGPAGNTEYLLWLRCDRGSQNHSLSQVELICSQHL, from the coding sequence ATCTTGAAAAAACGACTTGATATCCTTTTAGTAGAAAAAAAATTATATACTTCTCGTCAGCAAGCACAAAGATGTATTCGTGCTGGAGAAGTTAAGATTAATCAAAGAATTATTGATAAACCTGGAACAGAAATTGATATAAAAGCTAAAGTTGAAATTAAAATCAAATCTCCATATGTTTCACGTGGGGGAAAAAAACTTGAAAAAGCTCTTAAGACTTTTCAAATTTCTGTAGTAGATAGGGTTTGTCTTGACGGAGGTATTTCAACAGGAGGCTTTAGTGATTGCTTATTACAGTCAGGAGCTCGTCTAATATACGGAGTAGATGTAGGATATGGACAAGTTGCTTGGTCGTTAAGACAGGACGAAAGAATATTTTTAAAGGAAAGAACAAATTTTCGTTATCTTAAACCTGAAATTTTATACGACAGAAATATCCGAGCCAGCTTGGGAGTTGTGGATGTCTCTTTCATTTCATTAGCTAAGATCTTAGAACCTTTGTCAGAGCTTTTAGTTAGCCCAAAAGAGGTTATATTACTCATTAAACCGCAATTTGAAGTTGGCCGATCTAAGATAGGAAAAAATGGAGTTGTCCGTAATTTTAAAGATCACTGTGAAGTAATTTCTAGAGTATTACAGATTTCTTATCATTTAGGATGGCTATATTGTGGATTAACTCATTCTCCTATCAAAGGTCCTGCAGGCAATACTGAGTATTTGTTGTGGTTGCGTTGTGACCGTGGTAGTCAAAATCATTCTTTAAGCCAAGTTGAATTAATATGTTCACAACATTTATAA
- the lpxA gene encoding acyl-ACP--UDP-N-acetylglucosamine O-acyltransferase: MYLKGDNLLNTLIHPTAIIHKNAQLHPTTEVGPYAVIGDQVKVGAQTIIGSHAVIEGPTEIGMNNRIFPSAVIGAAPQDLKYKNCSSRVEIGNGNTIREFVTINRATYANEVTKIGNNNLLMAYVHVAHNCLLEDNIIIANSVSLAGHVHIESRAVVGGALGVHQFVRVGRNAMLGGMSRIDRDAPPFMMIEGNPSRVRSLNLIGLKRAGLTVEDIRHLKQAFRLLYHSGLTLQQVLKQLQTFNSNEYTRYLHQFLQLSITGEKRRGLIPGKH; encoded by the coding sequence ATCTATCTAAAGGGAGATAACCTGTTGAATACGCTAATTCATCCTACAGCTATCATTCATAAGAATGCACAACTACACCCTACTACTGAGGTAGGACCTTATGCTGTCATTGGCGATCAGGTTAAAGTAGGTGCACAAACGATTATTGGCTCTCATGCAGTTATTGAAGGTCCAACAGAAATTGGAATGAATAACCGTATATTTCCTAGTGCAGTTATCGGGGCGGCTCCGCAAGATTTAAAATATAAAAATTGTTCTAGCCGTGTCGAAATTGGTAACGGAAATACAATTCGAGAGTTCGTAACAATCAATCGTGCAACTTATGCTAATGAAGTTACTAAAATTGGTAACAATAATTTACTGATGGCTTATGTGCATGTTGCTCACAATTGTTTACTAGAAGATAATATAATTATTGCTAATTCTGTGTCTCTTGCGGGACATGTCCATATTGAGTCTAGAGCTGTTGTTGGCGGAGCTTTAGGAGTACATCAATTTGTAAGAGTTGGTCGTAATGCTATGTTAGGAGGTATGAGTAGAATTGATCGTGATGCACCTCCATTCATGATGATTGAAGGAAACCCTTCTAGAGTAAGATCCCTTAATCTAATCGGATTAAAACGTGCTGGACTTACTGTCGAAGATATTCGTCATCTTAAACAAGCATTTCGTTTGTTATACCATTCTGGCTTGACTTTACAGCAAGTATTAAAGCAACTACAAACTTTTAATAGTAATGAATATACTAGATATCTACATCAATTTCTGCAATTATCAATTACAGGAGAAAAAAGACGTGGATTAATTCCAGGTAAACATTAA
- a CDS encoding SufE family protein, giving the protein MLSPESSLPPNLARIVEKFKKRSDPKKGYEQLLWYAKKLSEMPEHIKTETNQVKGCVSKVYISADLKDGKIWYQGDSDAQLVKGLVALLIEGLNGLTPQEILDINPDFIEETGLKVSLTPSRANGFYNTLQLMKTKALAFQLGMST; this is encoded by the coding sequence ATGCTGTCTCCAGAAAGCTCTTTACCACCTAATTTGGCCCGCATTGTTGAAAAGTTTAAGAAGCGTTCTGACCCCAAGAAAGGTTATGAACAATTATTATGGTATGCTAAAAAGCTGTCAGAAATGCCAGAACATATTAAAACAGAAACAAACCAAGTTAAAGGATGTGTCTCTAAAGTATATATCAGCGCAGATTTGAAAGATGGCAAAATATGGTATCAAGGAGATTCCGATGCTCAATTAGTGAAGGGATTAGTTGCTTTGCTAATTGAAGGCTTAAATGGACTAACTCCTCAAGAAATTTTAGACATAAATCCTGATTTTATTGAGGAAACAGGTTTAAAAGTTAGTTTAACGCCATCTCGAGCTAATGGTTTCTATAACACCTTACAACTTATGAAGACTAAGGCATTAGCTTTTCAGTTAGGAATGTCAACTTGA
- the lpxB gene encoding lipid-A-disaccharide synthase — protein MKIFVSTGEVSGDLQGSMLVEALYRQAKSQDISIEIMALGGDAMLSAGANLLGNTAAIGSIGIVEALPFIIPTWRMQNRVKAYLKDNPPDILVLLDYMGPNVSLGKYVRKNLPQVPIIYYIAPQSWVWSPNNKTIEQFAEITDLLLAIFPEEARFFEQKNINVKWVGHPLLDRIEKAPTKELARQSLGLEVGKPVIALFPASRYQELKYHLPLICKAAKQLQEKVPDLHFLLPVSLKEYYDTIEKIVKKYDLSITLLDGSAMEAMAAADFAIAKSGTVNLELALLNVPQLVLCLVNPLTMWIARNILKFSIPFMSPPNLIMMKEIVPELLQEDATVECIVKKSLELLLNSEYRQKTLSNYKEMRSLLGETGVCDRVANEILHYKNTLK, from the coding sequence ATGAAAATTTTTGTTAGTACAGGTGAAGTTTCTGGTGATTTACAGGGTTCAATGTTAGTTGAAGCTCTTTATCGCCAAGCAAAATCTCAAGACATCTCCATAGAAATTATGGCATTAGGAGGTGATGCTATGCTTTCTGCCGGTGCTAATTTGCTTGGTAATACAGCAGCTATCGGTTCTATTGGTATTGTAGAAGCACTGCCTTTTATCATACCTACTTGGCGGATGCAAAATAGAGTAAAAGCTTATTTAAAAGATAATCCTCCAGATATTTTGGTTTTACTGGATTATATGGGACCTAATGTTTCCCTTGGTAAGTATGTCCGAAAAAATCTGCCTCAAGTACCGATTATTTATTACATTGCACCCCAGTCTTGGGTCTGGTCTCCTAATAATAAAACGATTGAACAATTTGCTGAAATAACTGATCTCCTATTAGCAATTTTTCCAGAAGAAGCTAGGTTTTTTGAACAAAAAAATATTAATGTTAAATGGGTAGGTCATCCCTTACTGGATAGAATAGAAAAAGCTCCAACAAAGGAATTAGCACGTCAGTCATTGGGATTAGAAGTCGGTAAACCTGTTATTGCCCTATTTCCAGCTTCTAGATATCAAGAACTAAAATATCACTTACCTTTAATTTGTAAAGCTGCTAAGCAATTACAGGAAAAAGTTCCAGATCTCCACTTTTTATTACCTGTTTCTTTGAAGGAGTATTATGATACTATCGAAAAAATAGTTAAAAAATATGATTTATCAATTACATTATTAGATGGTTCTGCTATGGAAGCTATGGCTGCCGCTGATTTTGCCATTGCAAAATCAGGGACTGTCAATTTAGAGTTAGCTCTTTTAAATGTCCCTCAGCTAGTATTATGTTTAGTTAACCCTCTAACTATGTGGATTGCTAGAAATATTCTTAAATTCTCTATCCCTTTCATGTCACCTCCAAATTTAATCATGATGAAAGAAATAGTACCTGAATTACTACAAGAAGACGCTACTGTAGAATGTATTGTTAAAAAATCTTTAGAGTTATTATTAAATAGTGAATATCGCCAAAAAACATTATCAAACTATAAAGAAATGCGATCTCTTCTAGGAGAAACAGGAGTTTGTGATCGTGTAGCTAACGAGATTTTACATTATAAGAACACCTTAAAGTAA
- the tsaB gene encoding tRNA (adenosine(37)-N6)-threonylcarbamoyltransferase complex dimerization subunit type 1 TsaB: protein MMVSDSCTRGLGLHTTSTQLGLSLSRQDRKKNTKVWNVNRQLSSRFHKILQEFIQPQGWKDINFVAVAKGPGSFTGTRIGMTAARTIAQQLEIPLFSISTLAAFAWFHKNDKLFKDFIAIQMKASRGQIYGAVYEKKSKGNGLITVIDDTVMELDKWKKVLEDMNLFCEPLIVTSEIGVTACSILELAEFDWEQGKRPHFSESKPFYGYSSITK, encoded by the coding sequence ATGATGGTATCAGATTCTTGTACTCGTGGGTTAGGGTTACATACTACCAGCACTCAGTTAGGACTTAGTTTAAGCAGACAAGACCGAAAAAAAAATACTAAAGTTTGGAATGTTAATCGCCAATTATCAAGTCGTTTTCATAAAATTTTACAAGAATTTATTCAACCTCAGGGATGGAAAGATATTAATTTTGTTGCTGTAGCAAAAGGTCCGGGAAGTTTTACTGGTACCAGAATTGGCATGACTGCCGCTCGTACAATAGCTCAGCAACTCGAGATTCCCTTATTCAGTATTTCTACTCTAGCAGCATTTGCTTGGTTCCATAAGAATGACAAGCTATTCAAAGACTTCATAGCTATACAAATGAAAGCTTCAAGAGGACAAATTTATGGAGCAGTCTATGAAAAAAAATCTAAAGGAAATGGCTTAATTACAGTTATTGATGATACTGTAATGGAATTGGACAAATGGAAAAAAGTTTTAGAAGATATGAACTTATTTTGTGAGCCTCTAATTGTTACATCAGAGATAGGAGTTACAGCTTGTAGCATTTTGGAATTAGCAGAATTTGATTGGGAACAAGGGAAGCGTCCTCATTTTTCAGAAAGCAAACCATTTTATGGATATTCAAGTATTACTAAATAG
- a CDS encoding D-alanyl-D-alanine carboxypeptidase, translating into MTLPNFFLFSKKAILAITFFTWTNNGFASDLNLPRKQSLPHHNVNFVQPYTNKPSTVETKSCRLLVHKQLNNIILSHGKHWGVLVEKLEDGTILYSHNPDKYFIPASNNKIFTTAAALQLFNPKSKIGSKTLKSWINITNLKSNNYYADTLLRYVGGHQTAKNTLAELGIDSNSFRQVDGSGLSRRNVATPRSLVTILRATYYTAAKKHFYTSLPVAGLTGTLRHRMKSTPAQGFVYAKTGTLRNVRALSGYINHPYFGMVVFSVLVNNSNVSGSNLIKEIDKIIIQLSKVNNCSY; encoded by the coding sequence ATGACACTGCCTAATTTTTTTTTGTTTTCCAAAAAAGCTATTTTAGCTATAACTTTCTTTACTTGGACTAATAACGGTTTTGCTAGTGATTTAAATCTTCCTCGAAAACAGTCTTTACCCCACCATAACGTAAATTTTGTTCAACCATATACAAATAAACCTAGCACGGTTGAAACTAAGTCCTGTAGGCTCTTAGTCCATAAACAGTTAAATAATATCATTCTTTCTCATGGAAAGCATTGGGGAGTGTTAGTAGAAAAATTAGAAGATGGGACTATACTATATAGTCATAATCCAGATAAATATTTTATTCCTGCTTCTAACAATAAGATTTTTACTACCGCTGCAGCATTGCAATTATTTAATCCTAAGTCAAAAATCGGGTCAAAAACTTTAAAATCTTGGATTAATATTACAAATCTTAAGAGTAATAATTACTATGCAGATACATTACTTCGTTATGTTGGTGGACATCAAACTGCAAAAAATACTTTAGCGGAGCTGGGCATTGATTCTAACAGTTTTCGTCAAGTTGATGGTTCAGGATTATCTCGCCGTAATGTAGCTACACCTCGTTCTTTAGTTACTATTTTAAGAGCCACTTACTATACTGCCGCTAAAAAACATTTTTATACTTCTTTACCTGTCGCTGGTTTAACAGGTACTCTTCGTCATCGCATGAAGAGTACTCCCGCTCAAGGATTCGTCTATGCGAAGACAGGGACTTTAAGGAATGTAAGAGCATTATCTGGCTACATAAACCATCCTTATTTTGGTATGGTAGTTTTTAGTGTTTTAGTTAACAACTCTAATGTTTCAGGCTCAAATTTAATTAAAGAAATAGATAAAATCATAATACAGTTAAGTAAGGTAAATAATTGCAGCTACTAG
- a CDS encoding ABC transporter ATP-binding protein has translation MLNLKDIVYHPPASPQPILKSITLELGFQQLGIIIGPSGSGKTTLLEILAGLTEQTQGKILWSGKEITSSELQQISGLVFQFPERHFCGGNILEELRLGHLEITREEIETALEEVGLQNIILSTSPHNISGGQQRRLALAVQLIRQPNLLLLDEPTAGLDWSMHKQLINLVFKLKRHWTLVIVSHDPSELLLIADKCWKINEGRLEQVDVELQKKIYVKN, from the coding sequence ATGCTTAACCTCAAAGATATCGTATATCATCCTCCTGCTTCTCCTCAACCCATTTTAAAGTCTATTACGCTAGAACTGGGATTTCAGCAATTAGGAATTATTATTGGCCCTAGTGGCTCTGGGAAAACTACATTATTAGAGATTCTTGCAGGACTAACAGAGCAGACTCAAGGAAAAATCTTGTGGAGTGGTAAGGAAATTACTTCTTCGGAGTTACAACAAATATCAGGATTGGTTTTTCAATTTCCTGAACGGCATTTTTGCGGTGGCAATATTCTGGAAGAACTAAGACTAGGTCATTTGGAAATTACTAGAGAAGAAATTGAAACTGCCCTAGAAGAAGTCGGGCTACAAAACATTATACTAAGCACCTCTCCACATAATATTAGTGGTGGACAGCAAAGAAGATTAGCTCTGGCAGTTCAGCTGATTCGTCAACCTAATTTATTATTACTAGACGAACCAACAGCAGGTTTAGATTGGTCAATGCATAAACAATTAATTAATTTAGTATTTAAATTAAAACGACATTGGACATTGGTAATTGTTTCTCATGATCCCTCTGAGTTATTACTAATAGCTGACAAATGTTGGAAAATTAATGAAGGAAGATTAGAGCAAGTTGATGTAGAACTTCAGAAAAAGATATATGTGAAAAATTAA
- a CDS encoding lysylphosphatidylglycerol synthase domain-containing protein, translating into MDKNNLLRFIPPCFSLVVFALSIWTIQNNFQHYQAANVWDSLSKIPSSSIFWAIVCMSVNYLVMTGYECLALSYVRRTLPYRKKILVGIICSGISNSIGFAVLSSCMIRYRFYSTWGFSMITIAQISAFCNLSFCLGLFSIGSILFLKESLAIPRLLDIPFLSVRPLGIIFLIIILVYLFFTVVRQKPLFIGKWVIPHLSPQLAIGQLVISSLDWALAAMVFYILLQTSISLSYPAFFGIYILAQVAGLASNVPGGLGVFETVMILLLAPFIKSEELLGTLLIYRGIYYFIPLGIAILLLGKYELSNFFNNKNTNISTSVINKIKSKL; encoded by the coding sequence ATGGATAAGAACAACCTTTTACGCTTTATTCCTCCCTGTTTCAGTCTAGTAGTATTTGCCTTGTCTATATGGACTATACAGAATAATTTTCAACATTACCAAGCCGCAAATGTCTGGGATAGTCTATCTAAGATTCCTTCATCCTCTATTTTTTGGGCAATTGTTTGCATGAGTGTTAATTATCTTGTGATGACAGGGTATGAATGCCTTGCCCTCTCTTATGTCCGTCGGACATTACCATATCGAAAAAAAATCTTGGTTGGCATTATTTGTTCCGGAATTAGTAATAGTATAGGATTTGCTGTTCTAAGTAGTTGTATGATCCGTTATAGATTTTACTCTACTTGGGGATTTTCCATGATTACAATTGCACAAATTTCAGCCTTTTGTAATCTATCATTTTGTTTAGGATTATTTAGTATTGGTAGTATTCTCTTTCTAAAAGAATCTTTGGCAATTCCTCGTTTGTTGGACATTCCTTTTCTCTCAGTTCGTCCTTTGGGAATAATTTTTTTAATTATAATTCTCGTTTATTTATTTTTTACGGTAGTTCGTCAAAAGCCTTTATTTATAGGGAAATGGGTTATTCCTCATCTTTCTCCTCAACTAGCAATTGGTCAACTCGTTATCTCTAGTCTAGATTGGGCTCTTGCTGCAATGGTTTTTTATATTCTTTTACAAACTTCGATATCTTTATCTTATCCTGCTTTTTTTGGAATCTATATCCTGGCTCAAGTAGCAGGATTAGCTAGTAATGTTCCAGGAGGACTAGGTGTTTTTGAAACAGTAATGATCTTGTTACTTGCTCCATTTATTAAATCGGAGGAATTATTAGGTACTTTATTGATTTATCGTGGAATTTATTATTTTATTCCTTTAGGAATAGCTATTTTACTTCTAGGTAAATATGAATTGAGCAACTTTTTTAATAACAAAAATACTAACATCTCTACTTCTGTTATTAATAAAATAAAAAGTAAGCTATAA
- a CDS encoding GTP-binding protein has protein sequence MVLDQQDFYIQQTYTSLQDSLSRYTNSLSNYPKNIALQAAIKKELQVIKIALEKVNNNVVKIATFGLASRGKSAIANALVGQYVFNSEPVNGTTKWPKSFRWMPDDTKVMLEFIDTPGLDEINEIQNSTMFREVTEESDLILFVISEDIVETEYKALIYLKKLLKPIILVFNKIDLYPEKTCLNIYKQLQEFSKDFKNEEKLLINIQDIVLVAASPKTIPIKIRNVDGKVKKEVEIQTPQIKSLRHKILGVVNNEGRYLLCLNVLLQVKQAEENIALKIIQILEKDAEYIIKKYVKYKSLIVTFNPIAVLDICIGLLIDLALIRKLFYLYALPITNHNIDKLWFQIFFSSGKLLLSEVFTGLVLSISKTIMMITNVLDKPTAIEIYGTSAILQGGIAAHSTYRISKAVQSYLAKSCSWRILGSSEIIENILNEANENMMIYSLRLK, from the coding sequence TTGGTTTTGGATCAGCAAGATTTTTATATACAACAAACCTATACTAGTCTTCAGGACTCTTTATCTCGGTATACTAACAGTTTATCGAATTATCCTAAAAATATAGCACTGCAAGCAGCTATTAAAAAGGAATTACAAGTAATTAAAATAGCACTAGAAAAAGTTAATAACAATGTTGTTAAAATTGCTACTTTTGGATTAGCTAGTCGGGGTAAGTCTGCCATTGCCAATGCATTAGTTGGTCAATATGTTTTTAATAGTGAACCAGTTAATGGAACTACAAAGTGGCCAAAATCTTTTCGTTGGATGCCTGATGACACAAAAGTCATGCTAGAGTTTATTGATACTCCGGGGCTAGATGAAATAAATGAAATTCAAAATTCAACAATGTTTCGAGAAGTTACAGAAGAATCGGATCTAATATTATTTGTAATTTCTGAAGATATTGTTGAAACTGAATACAAAGCCTTGATATACTTAAAAAAATTATTAAAACCTATTATCTTAGTGTTTAATAAAATTGATTTATATCCAGAAAAAACTTGTCTTAATATTTATAAACAATTACAAGAATTTAGTAAAGATTTTAAGAATGAAGAAAAACTATTAATTAATATTCAAGACATAGTTTTAGTAGCTGCCTCTCCTAAAACTATACCTATAAAGATTAGAAATGTTGATGGAAAAGTTAAAAAAGAGGTAGAAATTCAAACTCCTCAGATAAAAAGTTTGAGACATAAAATATTAGGTGTTGTAAATAATGAAGGACGTTATCTTCTGTGTCTAAATGTTTTACTACAAGTAAAGCAAGCTGAAGAAAATATTGCTCTTAAAATTATTCAAATACTTGAAAAAGATGCTGAATATATTATTAAGAAATATGTGAAGTACAAATCTTTAATAGTTACTTTTAATCCTATTGCTGTTTTAGATATTTGCATAGGATTATTAATTGACTTAGCATTAATTAGAAAACTATTTTATTTGTATGCGTTACCAATTACTAATCACAACATAGACAAATTATGGTTTCAGATCTTTTTTAGTTCCGGTAAATTACTTCTTAGTGAAGTTTTTACTGGTTTAGTATTGAGTATTAGTAAAACAATAATGATGATTACCAATGTACTAGATAAACCAACAGCTATAGAGATTTATGGAACTAGCGCTATTCTCCAAGGTGGAATTGCCGCTCATAGCACTTATAGGATAAGCAAGGCTGTCCAGAGTTATTTAGCTAAAAGCTGTAGCTGGAGAATTTTAGGTTCAAGTGAAATAATAGAAAATATTTTAAACGAGGCTAATGAAAATATGATGATATATAGTCTAAGATTAAAGTAG
- a CDS encoding IctB family putative bicarbonate transporter, with product MKFIWSLITFSSFSPEMWLKTSYCYRIVGLLSNWQQFSFLLQWAKTIGALLISLLLIFSPFVTTGVIGVWLISIAIYWTILIISNNEKLVFSPIYLLVFLYWAISAIAVIFSPVRSVAFSGFIKLTLYLIFFACTSRVLSSSQLSNWLITSILGSGLLVGTYGVRQRLLEVEQLATWNDPAANFSNSIRVYSYLGNPNLLSAYILPSIALSMAAFFVWQRILPKLLALTIFTINISCLYFTGSRSGWIALIILIMMFSLLLFTWFKDELPSFWRQWLLPLTFGTFISLIFILIVSNDILQSRIMSIFIGRADSSNNFRINVWTSVVNIIKDYPFLGIGPGNDAFSKIYPLYMSPKYSALSAYSIFLETAVETGLIGLSIFVWLIFTILNQGIQKIRRFKNNNNSYGIWLIGAIAAIVSLLIQGLFDTVWYRPQVNTLWWFLVALIASQYRLCKKEN from the coding sequence ATGAAATTTATTTGGAGTTTGATTACTTTTTCTTCTTTTTCTCCTGAAATGTGGTTAAAGACCAGCTATTGTTATCGTATTGTTGGTTTATTAAGTAATTGGCAACAGTTTAGTTTTTTACTGCAATGGGCGAAAACTATTGGTGCCTTGCTAATTAGTCTTCTATTGATTTTTAGTCCTTTTGTTACGACAGGAGTCATCGGTGTATGGCTTATTTCAATTGCCATATATTGGACTATATTAATTATTTCTAATAATGAAAAGCTAGTTTTTAGCCCAATATATTTATTAGTTTTTTTATATTGGGCTATTTCGGCGATAGCAGTTATTTTTTCTCCTGTCAGAAGTGTAGCTTTCTCAGGATTTATAAAACTAACATTATATTTAATTTTTTTTGCCTGTACATCTCGTGTTCTATCCTCATCTCAATTAAGCAATTGGTTAATCACATCTATTTTGGGATCTGGATTACTAGTGGGCACTTATGGAGTAAGACAAAGACTTCTTGAAGTAGAACAATTAGCAACATGGAATGACCCAGCTGCTAATTTTTCTAATTCAATTAGAGTTTATAGCTACTTAGGCAATCCTAATTTATTATCTGCATATATTTTGCCTTCAATTGCTTTAAGTATGGCTGCATTTTTTGTTTGGCAAAGAATATTACCTAAGTTATTAGCATTAACTATCTTTACAATTAACATTTCTTGCCTTTATTTTACAGGTAGTCGTAGTGGCTGGATAGCATTAATAATTTTAATAATGATGTTTTCATTATTACTTTTTACATGGTTTAAAGATGAACTTCCCTCATTTTGGCGTCAGTGGCTTTTACCTTTAACATTTGGAACATTCATAAGTTTGATTTTTATTCTTATCGTCTCTAATGACATTTTACAATCAAGGATTATGAGTATTTTTATTGGAAGAGCAGATAGTAGTAATAATTTTCGTATTAATGTATGGACATCAGTAGTAAATATAATAAAAGATTATCCTTTTCTAGGTATTGGTCCAGGAAATGATGCATTTAGTAAAATATATCCACTCTATATGAGCCCTAAGTATAGTGCTTTAAGTGCATACTCTATTTTTCTAGAAACAGCAGTAGAAACAGGATTAATTGGACTAAGTATTTTTGTTTGGCTTATTTTTACAATACTTAATCAGGGAATCCAGAAAATTAGAAGATTTAAAAATAATAACAACTCTTACGGAATATGGTTAATTGGTGCAATAGCCGCAATAGTTAGTTTATTAATACAAGGACTATTTGATACTGTGTGGTACCGTCCACAAGTAAATACTCTATGGTGGTTTTTAGTGGCTTTGATTGCTAGTCAGTATAGATTATGTAAAAAAGAGAATTGA